Proteins found in one Nostoc sp. NIES-3756 genomic segment:
- a CDS encoding thioredoxin family protein: MALTASTMVPLGTQAPDFHLPDVVTNQTISLSTFADKKALLIMFICRHCPFVKHIQGELTQIGQDYLHSDLGIVAISANDAENYPDDAPDSLKALALELGWQFPFCYDETQETAKAYTAACTPDFFVFDSNLHLAYRGQLDDSRPSNGKPVTGADLRAAIDAVLADEPVSSEQKPSVGCNIKWKSTP, encoded by the coding sequence ATGGCTTTAACTGCTTCCACAATGGTTCCATTAGGAACACAAGCGCCAGATTTCCATCTACCAGACGTAGTTACCAACCAGACAATTTCTCTGTCTACCTTTGCCGATAAAAAAGCTTTGTTAATCATGTTCATTTGTCGGCACTGTCCCTTTGTAAAGCACATTCAAGGTGAATTAACGCAGATAGGTCAAGATTATCTCCACAGTGATTTAGGCATCGTCGCCATCAGCGCCAACGATGCGGAAAACTACCCAGATGATGCACCTGATTCTTTAAAAGCCTTGGCATTAGAATTAGGTTGGCAGTTTCCTTTTTGCTATGACGAAACCCAGGAAACAGCCAAGGCTTATACGGCGGCTTGTACCCCTGATTTCTTTGTTTTTGATAGTAATCTCCATCTGGCATACAGAGGACAATTAGATGATAGTCGTCCTAGTAACGGTAAACCTGTGACTGGTGCAGATTTACGTGCGGCTATCGATGCAGTATTGGCGGATGAACCTGTGAGTAGTGAACAAAAACCCAGTGTAGGTTGCAATATTAAATGGAAATCTACTCCTTAG